One part of the Puniceicoccales bacterium genome encodes these proteins:
- a CDS encoding TrkH family potassium uptake protein, giving the protein MNLKIIARTLSSVLLILAITFLLCFLLGFYGFSGCKNAIGWAKSIFITSLASGAFYAASIGYKKHMFRREALATIGLSWLLACFFGALPYLFVNDCSLADSFFESTAGLTSTGSTIFSHPEALSKCILLWRSVSQWIGGLGIVVFFIALVPFSGPGTKFLYSNDAVSLVEEFEFGHLRDNVLTIIRIYLILTGLCILMLRLFGMDWFDSLCHSLTTLATGGFSTHSESIGYFNSVYIEIILTIFMTLGGINFVLMTHLFTGKYEKIRENSELKAYLGIIGFASVALTLVQLGNGGPANGFHSIQKSLFTVSSVLTSTGFSAHDYHISVPAAQIILITTMFIGGCAGSTSGGLKVSRVVIMLKGITEHMEKIFRPRVVRQTYINGKIIQPEDQVSVFNYCVTSFALLSILVIIFSFLERQISLEGIFSIITSNFFNTGVEFGELSQPARYATISNLGKFFLSAVMIIGRVEIYAALLIFAPTFWKRYE; this is encoded by the coding sequence ATGAACCTCAAAATAATCGCCAGGACATTGTCCAGCGTTTTGCTGATTTTAGCCATAACATTTCTACTATGTTTTTTACTTGGCTTCTATGGGTTTTCTGGATGCAAGAACGCCATCGGCTGGGCAAAGTCGATCTTTATAACATCCCTTGCCTCGGGCGCATTTTATGCTGCATCCATCGGCTACAAGAAGCATATGTTCCGCCGAGAAGCCTTGGCAACCATAGGGTTATCCTGGCTACTAGCCTGCTTTTTCGGTGCCCTACCCTATCTATTTGTAAATGATTGCAGCCTGGCCGACTCGTTTTTCGAATCCACCGCCGGACTAACTTCCACCGGATCGACCATATTTTCTCACCCGGAGGCTCTATCCAAATGCATACTACTATGGCGATCGGTAAGTCAATGGATTGGCGGACTGGGAATAGTTGTATTTTTCATAGCATTGGTGCCATTTTCTGGACCAGGAACTAAATTTTTATACTCCAACGATGCGGTGTCACTGGTGGAGGAATTTGAGTTTGGACATCTGCGCGACAATGTATTGACCATAATACGTATCTACTTGATATTGACCGGATTATGTATCCTAATGCTCAGATTATTTGGCATGGACTGGTTTGACAGCCTATGTCATTCCCTAACCACACTGGCCACCGGTGGCTTTAGTACCCACAGCGAAAGCATTGGGTATTTTAATTCCGTATATATAGAGATTATTTTGACTATTTTCATGACACTTGGTGGGATAAATTTCGTATTAATGACACATCTTTTTACCGGAAAGTATGAAAAAATTCGCGAAAACTCAGAATTGAAGGCCTATTTGGGGATCATAGGATTTGCCAGCGTGGCGCTAACTCTGGTGCAGCTAGGCAATGGAGGCCCAGCCAATGGCTTCCATTCCATCCAGAAGAGCCTGTTTACAGTCTCTTCGGTGTTGACGTCCACCGGTTTTTCGGCTCATGACTACCACATATCGGTGCCGGCAGCCCAGATAATTTTAATCACAACGATGTTCATAGGCGGTTGCGCTGGATCAACTTCCGGCGGATTGAAGGTTTCGAGGGTGGTGATAATGCTAAAGGGCATAACAGAGCATATGGAAAAAATATTTCGCCCAAGAGTCGTACGGCAAACCTACATCAACGGTAAGATAATACAGCCCGAGGACCAGGTTTCCGTTTTCAATTATTGTGTAACAAGCTTTGCGTTGCTTTCAATTTTGGTGATCATCTTTTCATTCCTAGAGAGACAAATCAGCCTGGAGGGCATATTTTCCATCATCACGTCAAATTTTTTTAATACCGGCGTCGAATTTGGAGAACTAAGCCAGCCAGCCAGATACGCGACCATTTCCAACCTGGGCAAATTTTTTCTCAGTGCAGTGATGATAATAGGCCGAGTAGAAATATATGCAGCCCTACTGATATTTGCTCCAACCTTTTGGAAGCGCTATGAATAG
- the rpsO gene encoding 30S ribosomal protein S15, whose translation MSKVSYLDKSSVISGYKTHASDTGSSEVQVALLTARINHLTEHLRTHTKDYHTRRGLIAMANRRRKLLNYIKRSNFTKYNEMLQRLGLRH comes from the coding sequence ATGTCAAAGGTAAGTTATTTAGATAAGAGTAGTGTGATTAGTGGCTATAAAACCCATGCGAGCGATACCGGTTCGAGTGAGGTCCAGGTTGCGTTGTTGACGGCTAGAATTAATCATCTGACAGAACATCTTAGAACCCATACCAAGGATTATCATACCCGTCGAGGTCTGATTGCAATGGCAAACCGTCGTAGAAAATTGCTTAATTACATAAAAAGGTCTAATTTTACCAAATATAACGAGATGCTTCAACGCCTTGGTCTACGTCATTAA